In Buteo buteo chromosome 16, bButBut1.hap1.1, whole genome shotgun sequence, the DNA window TTGGCAATTGTTGGAACTTATCTGCTGATAACATTTGGACCTAATAGTCATGAGAAGATGACAGGAGAAAATATCACTAGGCATTTAGTGAGCTGGCCATTTCTGTTGTATATGGTAAGATGGCCCATAAAATGTGGGACAGTTTTCTGCTATATGCCTGACTGGGAGTTTCATTTCaagcattatttttccttatggtTACTAGCAATATTCCTTGTACTTGCTAATGAACCTATGCCAGCTTTTCCCGGTATCAGTTCTACATTGCCTGTGGACACCTGCATGCACAGTTTGGAACCCTCCTATTCCTTCTCTGGATTATTCTGTTAGGACTTATATACCTTTaactgaaaagttttaaaatagcttGCTCTCTCCCTGACCTGTTGGCTTCAGCCTGTGGCAGTAGTACTGATGGCAGCTGAGAGCAACTGTTCCAGAGGTGTCCAAATACTGTGCTTGCATCTGGGCTTTTACACTGACTTTCTCTGGAGCCATCAATCTCTCATTGAAAATTTTATGAAATCTATCATTTTTTAATGGAGATAAGTGTGGCCATTAAATAAGATGTGTGCTCCAGGGATCACTTAAAGAACCTCATTACAGAAAGTAGGCTGAGATCTCCAATGCAAATATTCAGTCAGGATTATTTGATCTGCTGCTTTACCATGAATATAATGTCAAAAGTGTCCCATGTTTACTGTTCTGCAAGAAGCTATTGAATATCTCATCTAATTAGAATCTAAGATCATGCTAAATTTGATCTATAATTTTGTGGGAtcctcattttcctttgatttgCCCTATTGTGTAAGTCTAATGTTTGACTGGCTCAGAATCCTGTTTACTGCCGACCCCATATATCCCACACTTTTTAATATTCTCATTTCTATCTTTTGTAGCTTGTGGAGATTGTTATGTTCTGTCTGCTACTCTATTtttacaaggagaaaaatgcaaactaCATTGTAGTTATTCTTCTGCTAGTAGCCTTGCTGGGTAAGTTGATATGGACTTGTAAGATCTTCTAAGCATCTATGGCATGTAGGGAATTATATTGACCTAATTAATGTCATAAAATGCACCAATTTACTCCAGAAATGCTACCACTAATTAGATGAAGCTAGTGTCTTGCAGTGATGTTTAGGATCTTTGCAAATGACCTTTGAACAATTAAGACTTATTTCTCATAAGAATGAATAATATGCCAAATACAGAAAGCACAAGTTATTTATTAGtgtttgtaattttaattttaatctgtGCATGCAAAGCATGGTATGATATTTTATCTGCTCAGTGGATGAGGAAGGCTGATTCAGTGGATGAAACAGAGGATTTGACCTACAAGAATCTTCTTGGCTCTGGGAAGATTTGCTCTGTGGCTAAAGAAATGATAAATACTCTGCCATGCCAGTATGTCCCTATTTAAATTGGGAGAGCCTCTGGGCACGGGGTCAAATGATATTTTTGAAATCCTCATAGCCTGCAGTGGATCTTACAGTGACTTTGGAAAGGCCAGTATTTCACTTGTACCTTTCTCCACATTaatctgctttttaagaaaCTGTGATcaattaaactttaaaaagggTGAATAATAGCAAGGCAGTGACGCAGTCTGACATGCTGTTGAATCTATGTCACAGTTCTCtatttttgctatttatgcAGCTTCACTTACTGCagtgtcttctttttttttttcttttttttaactgtttgggGCTGGATTTCAGTAACTGATGCCTCAGAGGCTGCATAAATTATAGAAAAAGCATCTATCCTAATTCTGAATGGCCCCGACTTGTGCACTTtcaagaaatggaaaggaagtaGGCTCGTTTTGattcttgttttgaaaacttCTTTAGCTTTATTAACCAAGCCTATATGgcatcagaaattaaaatttgtatATTCTTCCATCATGTGATTGCACAACACTgtttaaacacttaaaaaaagcagtaaatgcTCTCAGTCCTGTAGACAAGGGAACCGTGATACAGAAAAGTTAAGTGATTTATTGAAGATCACTGTGTTGAAGTTGTTGGGAATAAAACTGGCAGAGTTTGCAAAAAACTAGTCAGTTTGCATCCCTTGTTTGGCCTGGTAAAAGGAGGGTTCAAGTTCTTGCAGATCTTGGCTTTGTTTGCAGCTGCCTGTCATGTATAGAGTGGATATGCAGCATTCCTGTCCCATTGAACACATACCGGTGCTTCAGCTGAGTCTTGGTAAACATTCACAGGTTCCATGACTGTTGTGACCGTGAAGGCTGTGGCAGGCATGATTGTTGTCTCGATACAAGGAAACTTACAACTCGACTACCCTATATTTTATATCATGTTGGTGTGCATGATTGCTACAGCGATCTTTCAAGCAACGTAAGACATTCACTCTCTTTTTGACTATAATTGTGCTGGTTTCAGTGGACCAGTAATCAGTGGGCTGTTTGTTACCCATTCCAAGAATGCTGATTATATTTTAGGAGAACTATCCATTCTAGTCTGTGACCTGTCCTCAAACACATGTCACAGGAGCCTGGGATAGTGGTGTTCTTTGCTTTTCCGTATAGTGCCAAGTAGTTTTAATTCCAAATTTATACATCATTCAAGTATTTGGAAAACAATGTTAGGAATGAAGAGGTGGCAAATCGAATACAGTATCTGTGCGTTGGCTAAAATGAAAGTGCAGAATCAGTGTTGAtgatatgtctttttttcctctgtaccTGTAATAACATAAAAAAGCCAGTAGCAGCAGGCATAAAAAGCTATTCAAAATGGGAGCAACATTCTGGCCCTAAGGTCAGTGGCAGCAATTTCACTGCCTTTAGTCAGTATAGCCATAAGGCTTACTCTTCTATCGTTTTTATTAAATCCtagggatgctgctgcaggtttagtgagaaaaagaataaagtttCTTAAATTTATGCATCACTTTTGAAAGGTGTTTCCAAAAAGATGGAGACCTATACTAGTCCATGATAACTACTGTACAATTGAGTGTCCTTCCCAAATCAACCCCTGTTGTCTGTCATTGTATTGCAGATTTTTAGCTCAAGCCTCACAACTGTATGACTCATCTCAGATTGCCAGCATCGGCTATATCCTGTCCACAACAGTAGCAATCACAGCAGGTAACAGTGCACAAAACAGTGTGTTGGTCCTTTCTAGAAGGGCAgaagattttggaaaataatcCTCACTTACAGATGGGGAAGGTGAATACTCAGCCAGATGAtgacttgtatttttttgtcatctttcttctgcagctgactttgtttcttttttctttcaaaaaatgtgaattatCCCATTAGACTGtattaaaattttctgttaaGTTCTGTCATTTTGTTTAAAGTGCATGGGAGCTTATGTTTGAGACTGTATTACTCATACCATACTAGCGTGTAGAAGAGGGTGATGTACGCTCTTAAATGTGCAACTTGAATAGACAGCTAAAAGTTCTCCTTGTGTAATTTTATCTAGATTTTGTTAAAATGTATGCGATACAGTGTATAAGCATACTTGCTTCCTCTGTACAAGGTGTTACAATTCTCTTCCTGATAGTCTTGCTTGCATTGTATCTAGAATGCAGCTGCTCACAGCTTTAtaggcatttttctttctgaacagtTTACTCCCATTTCAGCCCTTGCCCACGTAGGAAAAGCTTTGTCCGTGTGAACAAAGATGAGCATTTCAAATCCCTTTAGGCTTCAAACCCGACAAGCAGCCTTTTTAAGGTTTTGTTCTCCTCACTTAGACATATGAGCAAaactggggaaaacaaacaaacaaaaaaaaccaaaaccccaacactgGAGAAAGTATCCATCACTGTCAAGCAGATGCACTATCTGTGTAATGCTCTTCCAGGTATATAAGGGCTATGGCTTTCCCTGTGTGTAATATGTGTAAATTACACATTGCCTTTTAATGCTCCTCTTCAATGTCATGAGAGAGTATGGCCTACTCTTTGGCTCATGTTTATTTCCTGTCGTGTTCCAAGACATATGCTGCTCTCAGATTTATCAGCTTATTCACTTCAATTAGCAAGGTAAAGAGTAGGAGCCAGAATGCGTGTCCTGTTGACATCCAGGACACCAAGGACACTTGTCATCTTATAGGTTTGAACCGTATATACTTGTTTGGGGTCAAGAGTTTGTATCCTGTTGTAGTTAGAGAGATCCAATTTGGTTTGTCATTCAGACTTCGGAAATACAGTTTCTCTTGTTTATGTGGTGACCACTGCTGTACGGTGAGAATTTGGCTCAGGCTTTATTAGCACAGTAATGTGCAATAGTACCAGCAATGTTTCCTTTGCGACCCCCTACCCCAATATGGAAAGATTTGTACTAGTTGCTGTCCTGCTGTGCAGATTTACTTGCATCTATGTTAGTTACACCAGTATAACTATTTTGGTAGTGAAAATCTAAAAGATTTGTCAATAAATTGTGTAAAGTGGAAATCAGGCcacctttttctattttaagatcattaaaaaaaaaaggtgctgaCTATAAAAATAGGAATCTTGCATGATTTGGTTTCTGGAGGGACTAGTGCTGGAGATGTAGCACTAGTTGCTCATGTAAGCTGGAAGAAAGATGTcatgaattatttccttttaaaggagCAACTTTTTACTTGGACTTCACCGGTGAAGATGTTCTCCATATATGTATGTTTGCGCTTGGGTAAGTGTTTAAAGTTTCTTTGATAGAAAACTGCGAACTATTTCTTCATATgactaaaatttttaaaatatgtatatattggCAGTACGTACTGTcttggagaggaggagaaactgAAAGCACTTTCTCTGTTAGAGCAAACAAAGGCCCGTAGAGCTCAGTATCTTGTCTGAGTGATGATGAATGCTCTAGAGGAATTGTGTAACACTAGGTTATGCATAATTATACAACATTAAACACTAAATCCCTTACTGTACTGGAAATCAGCTTAGATGTTGAAGCAAATGGGCTGTTTTTCAAGCTACCTGCTCATGAATctagaagaaatgcagaataacCAAAAGAAGCCATCTCTAGGGAATCTGTTTCAGGTTTTGCACCCAGCCTTCACTGAACTGTGACTGGACTTCTGGAGTCCTCTTTCTTAGGGCGTGGGCCCTCACACAATGCAGATACAATCAGTAAAACATTTGATGTGTAACTCAGTATTTAGTTCTAGTACAGCGTCTTAATGTGATTAGCTCTTCATAATCAGGGGACATTCTGAAATGTCTTTCAGAttagtacagaaaaaaaacaattggGAGATTAATGTTATGAACTGCGCCTTTCTCTGTCAACATGCTGTAAAAATCAAGATCGACAATTGTTAGTGTGTTTACCTATGGGAAACTTTTCAAAGGTCAGGCTGCTAAATCGTGGAATTTcatcaaagaaaaccaaatttttatatgctttcttccccctttaGTTAGTCAAggttaattaaataattaacatGAAAACTTTTCCCTGCGTTTTGAtaaagaaaaggtgaaattgTTCTGATTGCTAGGTGGATTTCAGTACTGTTGAAGAGGGTTATTCAGCTGAGACAGTTCCCTGTAATTCTTCGCAGTTCTTTCACTTCCAGTTCTGAATTCTTAATGGTGCTACATGATAGGCACTCAGAAGAAGCAATATGCAATATTACCTCCTCTCCCTTTTCACAGTTATCTCAGCAGCTCTTGTCTTCTCTCTCAGGTGCCTCATAGCATTTCTAGGTGTCTTCCTGATCACGAGAAATAGGAAGAAATCTGTACCATTTGAACCTTACATATCAATGGATGCTATGCCAGGTAACAGTAAAAATACAGTGGTTTATCAGTCTTTCTCTTTTAAGTACTGGGCTCCACAGTGAAAGCTCAAGCTTTAGGCTCTATTAAGTATCCAGATATATCCGGTGGCTGTGTTGTTTTctagtttttccttctcttgattGTTTGCACCTTGTGAGGAGTATGTGCATGTTTTGCATGGAGCAGAGAAGAGGTGATGTGCTACTTGGGTGCCACTTATGCTGCGTCCTCTGACACCAAGGGGGGTGTCATATTTTGTCAGAACAGCCTTGTCCAGTTGGTTGCTATCTGGAAGGATGAACTAGTTTGAGCATATGCTTGGGACTGGGCTTGGTCTTCATCCAGCAGGAAGAACTGATTATTGGGGAAGGCTGAGGTATGTTGCAAGAGGTAGAGGCCAGGGAGAGCAGAAATTTCTTTTGGGAAGTGCAGCTAAACTCTCTTTCTGGTGAGCTGTATAAACGATATGCAGCACTTGATAAATAACTGACTGCCATCCCTCATTCACTTGACGCTTATTTCTCCATTAGTTGCTTTAGAGCTAAGCAGAGAAACATTATGTCTTTCATTTAACACTCCAGGAACTGATGAGCTGCATATCACGAACACTGAGACTTTATAATTTGCTGATTTACCAGAGTGCAGGAAGAATGCACTTTTGTTCCTAAGCATTTAATCTCTGTCTTTGCTCTTTTCAGGCATGCAGAACATGCACGATAAAGGGATTGCAGTTCAGCCTGACCTCAAAGCTTCTTTTTCCTATGGTGCCCTAGAGAACAATGACAACATGCCGGAAATTTACACTCCAGCTACGTTGCCGATCGTGCAGGAGCAACATGGTTCCAAAGGAGTTTCTGCTCCACCCTACCGGGTGCTGGAGCACAGCAAAAAGGAGTGAGTGACCTTTAAGGAACTGATTTGAATCGTCAGAAGTATgacctttatttatttacttattaaaATATAAGCAAGTGTAAAGCCAACCTTGATATAGTTTAAAGCTCGTCTCAAACTTAACTTTCAAGGCtgattattaaaataaacaactgtCTATAGTTGTGAAGTGGAAAGCATTCATCTTAGCAAGAAGTAATTCACAGTTCTCCATGGATGGCTGCTGTCTGGAAGTGTGAAATGGTGAGTGCAGTATTGTGGCAGTATGAAACCGATGATATAGCAGATGCTGTGAAAACGCAGAGCTGTGGGAAGAGAAGTGACTGTGCAATTTTTAGTCCTGCTGGGAATGGGTTTATCTCCAAATAAGAAGTTTTCAGGAGTTGCTCGCAGAGAGAGGAGGGCAGGATTTAATCTTTCATGTATAGAGACTGTGACGGATTACCAGAAAAGTTGTAAATCCTCATGTCTCTAGCGTGATCACCAAGCTACCTTAACATGgcaataaaatgtaattgttttcaAGCATGAATAATGAAACTTACTATGTCTTTAGAGCAGCATAATTGGTTAGAGTAAGCAAGCTACTTTATTCCTTCAAAATGTGAATCTTGGGCACTTCCTGTACACCTATTCTCTGACTAGTGTTGAACATATGCACTGACAATGTGAATTGGTTTTATAGCACCACTGGATTATATGGCAGCTTAGAACAAAGATTACTTGCTAGTTCTCTGGTTTCATAGCAGGAGCTTCAAGCTGGATTAAATGGTACACTGGGAACACTGTAAAGTATGACaacaagaagaaatgagaatagTAACGTGAATGGTATCCGGTGGGAATTTTTTGTAGTTCTTGATGAGGTCCTAATTCTCtatcacttttctttctggctgAGGCAGGATTTCCAACTTTGTTTAGTGGTCTTAAATGCTTAAAGGTGTTGACATTCCTTAGTTAAAAAGCTCAGTCTAGGTGTTGTAGGCTGGGGTCCCcccctctttttaaaaaaaaaaaaggggggggggcaaaaagaGATATTAGTCTAATATTGTGAATGAcctaagaagaaaagagaagtgtGCATAGTCCAGCACTCAGTGAGGACTGTAAGAGTAATGGAGCATTGTGTACTCATAATATTTATCTTTCCAGCTTCCAAGAGATAGCTAGAAGCTGATACGAAGGGAGAATAGACACAAGGGGGGAAACTTGTCAAATGAAAAGGACAAAGTACAACATTTATTGGCATATGCAAGTTATACTGGCACTTTGATATAATCATCTTCTCTAAAAGCTGTTGTTTTGCtgggaaacagaattttaagTCTACTTGGTGTGTCTTGGACTGAATGTGTAGTGGAGTGTCTCCAGGACCTCAAAAGACTTTGTTTGAAATGAACAGTGCTTGtgttctgtgcatttttaagtGGTTACTCTGATACCAAGGGGTTTGGAAGGATCTTGGACTTGCAACAGtggctttctgcatttttttttttttaattttttatttttaaattgactCATGGCCAGTTTCTGTTCCCACTATTAAAAATTCCCAAGAACTCCACTGACTTGTATATAGTTATTCTAGATTCTTACTATTGTATATGACAACAGAACTGTTCTTTTGCATATGTTTGCCTTGCCAGCTATGAATACTAATTCAATCTGGAAATACTTGAGATTGCTTTGGCATTTTTGTGCAGCTTAGAAAAATTATAATCTTTCCCCCCTGCAAAGAGTAGATGCCTAGTGGCTGCACGTGTACCTATATGTGAAGTttcttcaccagcttggcaTGTCTGACAATTCAGATCTTATCAGCAGCATCCCATACACTACAGCTTATGAAACCTCAAGaaataacagcttttcttttaccCTCAATACTTTTTGTGTTTAAGTAAGATAACAATGTTAATGGACTAATACTGCCAGAACATTAATCTTGTTGGAGTTGCAGTGACACTGATTTACTACCTTTGGCTTTGTATCCCTGGTAATCAATTGTTTGTGAATTTATGTGCAGCTTTTGTTCATTAACAATACAAAACAAAGTAGTACAGGGGAGGCGGAATGGGAAGGGTACAAGAATGCTGGCTTTTCTTATCTCTTCCCTTTTAATCAATAGCAGTAGCTGTTTTGACCTATTAGTTCTGAAACCACAGAAACATACTGCTTTAAAACAAGCTGTGCTAAACGATGCATAGCTACAAACTCCACTTTTTACATGGCAATATTCTCCGTGTTTAATTATTACAGTTGTTGCTGTGGTTTAAAATAGTCAGAAGGGcctaaatgttttgctgttaaCTTCTGTTATTAGGATGGTCCTATGTGTAACAGAATGTAGTTTTCCCAGTTCTTAGTTTCTCAGTAGTATTTAAAAACTGCAGTTGACTGGTGTGCAGGCTTTGTAGCTGGTAAATGGCTGGTTAGGTTTTTCTCCTAATCATAGGGCCTGACATCATGAGAGACAGAGTGCTTTGCCAGGGGGAGAGTGCTACTCTGATGCGGAGCCCCTACTTGTACTTGTCTTTTTTGGGCTGCTCTCTGGCCtgattcagtgattttttttgcagtatacTGCCTGGATTCTCCGCAGGCCTACAGCCGGAGCACTGACTGACTCCTGGCCTGACCTTCCTCTCTGCCAGAGAGCCCTCAGTTGTCAGCATGTGGCTGTCTTCTGCTCTGAGTGAAGTTTCCTCCAGCCATAACCTGAGCTTTTCTATTATTGTGCTGTTTTAgcccttttctttcaaagactCTAAAGGCAAGAGCCTTGCTCCAAAGCTTTATATAACCATGTTTTATTTACAcagtctgtgtgtgtttgtcatTATTAAGTAGAGTTATTTAGTTCCCTCTACCTGCAGTGAGACTTGCTTTTGGACACTTCCTGACAAAGGACTCCAAGGGAGGTGATGTCTGTTTCTACAGCACataaatcagaatatttttgatTACTCCATTGTGCCACATCAGTAGAGCCTGAGGTGTTCCTTGGCCTATAGGTCTCAACTCAATGCACTGATGTTGTAAGGGTTGCATTTTTGCCAGTCTGTTAGCCACTGAAAGCACAGTAGTAGCACTGCCAGCCTGCACCTCGCTCCTGCTCGCTGCCTATGTTCAATACTTGAATTATAAAATGTGGAGGGTTTTTGTGTTTTACGTGCTTCCccctttcttgttctttctcccAAGCTTccaaa includes these proteins:
- the NIPAL3 gene encoding NIPA-like protein 3 isoform X1 gives rise to the protein MEGGNSPNLQLQQLPLATAAVSVQPHTDSFSYKENLIGALLAIFGHLVISIALNLQKYSHIRLAGSKDPRAYFKTKTWWCGLFLLVLGELGVFSSYAFAPLSLIVPLSAVSVIASAIIGIIFIKEKWKPKDFLRRYVLSFVGCGLAIVGTYLLITFGPNSHEKMTGENITRHLVSWPFLLYMLVEIVMFCLLLYFYKEKNANYIVVILLLVALLGSMTVVTVKAVAGMIVVSIQGNLQLDYPIFYIMLVCMIATAIFQATFLAQASQLYDSSQIASIGYILSTTVAITAGATFYLDFTGEDVLHICMFALGCLIAFLGVFLITRNRKKSVPFEPYISMDAMPGMQNMHDKGIAVQPDLKASFSYGALENNDNMPEIYTPATLPIVQEQHGSKGVSAPPYRVLEHSKKDILPGFSAGLQPEH
- the NIPAL3 gene encoding NIPA-like protein 3 isoform X2, producing MEGGNSPNLQLQQLPLATAAVSVQPHTDSFSYKENLIGALLAIFGHLVISIALNLQKYSHIRLAGSKDPRAYFKTKTWWCGLFLLVLGELGVFSSYAFAPLSLIVPLSAVSVIASAIIGIIFIKEKWKPKDFLRRYVLSFVGCGLAIVGTYLLITFGPNSHEKMTGENITRHLVSWPFLLYMLVEIVMFCLLLYFYKEKNANYIVVILLLVALLGSMTVVTVKAVAGMIVVSIQGNLQLDYPIFYIMLVCMIATAIFQATFLAQASQLYDSSQIASIGYILSTTVAITAGATFYLDFTGEDVLHICMFALGCLIAFLGVFLITRNRKKSVPFEPYISMDAMPGMQNMHDKGIAVQPDLKASFSYGALENNDNMPEIYTPATLPIVQEQHGSKGVSAPPYRVLEHSKKEPLLETGT
- the NIPAL3 gene encoding NIPA-like protein 3 isoform X3 → MEGGNSPNLQLQQLPLATAAVSVQPHTDSFSYKENLIGALLAIFGHLVISIALNLQKYSHIRLAGSKDPRAYFKTKTWWCGLFLLVLGELGVFSSYAFAPLSLIVPLSAVSVIASAIIGIIFIKEKWKPKDFLSCGLAIVGTYLLITFGPNSHEKMTGENITRHLVSWPFLLYMLVEIVMFCLLLYFYKEKNANYIVVILLLVALLGSMTVVTVKAVAGMIVVSIQGNLQLDYPIFYIMLVCMIATAIFQATFLAQASQLYDSSQIASIGYILSTTVAITAGATFYLDFTGEDVLHICMFALGCLIAFLGVFLITRNRKKSVPFEPYISMDAMPGMQNMHDKGIAVQPDLKASFSYGALENNDNMPEIYTPATLPIVQEQHGSKGVSAPPYRVLEHSKKDILPGFSAGLQPEH